AGCTTCTGATTTGATACAAACGGAACCCCGGTACAATCGTAATCAGCATTACATGCAAAGTCCAGACAATGTAACATCTTCCACCTGAATAACTTCAACGGAAATTTCTTTTATGAAATCATACTCAAAAAACACAGTGTTGTTTCTTTTTTGCATCATTTTGCACAAGGGCGTTAAGTTGTTTATTTGAAGCAAATTTTTCACATTTACCTACTATTTCATCTTAAGTTGTTGCTTTAGATCTACAAACATTTTGAGAAATAGCACAGATCTCATGTTGATACGTGACAACAAAATAAATCTGCTTTGTTGAAATATTTCAAACTCTGAATAAAAGTGTGTTATACTTTTTTCAGAGACGCATCATGAATAAAAATTCACACACAATAGGAATCATTTTTCGAACTGCTGAAATTTTCACTGTAGCAGAATCTACATTCGATAATTTAACGCTCGCTTCTCATTTTGAGAAACGGGCTTTTTTTATATTTGTAACAGTTTGTCAGTGATCATTAGAAACAATTCCGTTTTAAAGTGAATGATAACTATTGAAGTTACCTACTTTCGAAAAGGAGGCGTATGAGAGTCCTTGTTGTTGATGAAGTTGGATACACATGCTATGTGCATACCCGGCTCCTAGAAGAGCTTGGTTATGAAGTTGTGTGTGCCTCATCTGGGTTTGAAGCATTGACCATTTTGGAACAAGACAGCGAAATCAGAATTGTTTTCTCTGAGTTAGTGATGAGAGAACTTGATGGACTCGACTTATTCCTTAAGGTTCAAAAACAAGAACACTACACAGATGATGGTCAATTGGAAGCACCTATGTTTTTTGTCATGACTACTCTACAACCTTCCGATAAATCACAAACTCGACTCGTCGAAAGGCTGGAACTTGCCAAAAAGCTGGGAATTACGGGCGTAATTTATAAATCTCGCGATCGAGAAGAACTCAAAACAGTATTCTCGGAAACTTTACGAACGACGTTAGGAGAACTTTCAGAGGCCGCTCCGATCGATATTTGTACGCCAGCAGAAACACTATGTGAAGTCGTCAAAGACATCATTGAAGCAAAGAACCTCGAAGCTGCAGAAGAATTTTATAATCTTATCATAGCTCAAT
The Gimesia aquarii DNA segment above includes these coding regions:
- a CDS encoding two-component system response regulator; translated protein: MRVLVVDEVGYTCYVHTRLLEELGYEVVCASSGFEALTILEQDSEIRIVFSELVMRELDGLDLFLKVQKQEHYTDDGQLEAPMFFVMTTLQPSDKSQTRLVERLELAKKLGITGVIYKSRDREELKTVFSETLRTTLGELSEAAPIDICTPAETLCEVVKDIIEAKNLEAAEEFYNLIIAQSEYLEFFITSSQKRAELA